In Vicia villosa cultivar HV-30 ecotype Madison, WI linkage group LG7, Vvil1.0, whole genome shotgun sequence, the DNA window gaatcaaACGGTTTCTTCATTCCCCGCTCGGAATTATATATAAATACCTCAATCACCTTCTATTTTCTTCATCAAAATTCAAGAGAATAAACTGTTTCTCAAATTTTCTTGCAAAAATGGCAGGTCGTGGAAAGGGCTTGAAGGGGCTTGGAAAGGGAGGAGCAAAGAGACACAGGATGATTCTCCGCGACAACATCCGCGGAATCACGAAGCCAGCCATTCGTAGATTGGCGAGAAGAGGAGGCGTCAAGAGGATAAGCGGTTTGATCTACGAAGAAAGTAGAGGAGTTCTCAGGTTGTTTTTAGAAAAAGTCATTCGCGACGCTGTTGCGTATACCGAGCACGCAAGGAGGAAGACTGTCACTGCCATGGATGTTGTGTATGCTCTTAAAAGACAAGGAAAAACTCTATATGGTTTCGGAGTTTGAAGAATATGTACTCTATTATTTATCATTATATAGTTTCTTTTCTTGTTTTAGTATCTAAGTTGTGTGTAATTTGTATTTCTCTTTCTGCATATTTTCAAGAATGTTTATTTGCAAGTATTAGTTGGTGATTATTCTTTAATCACCACCTATTCTGTTTTTTTATTGTGGTTTATGAAGAAAAAATGtacgcttatatatatatatatatatgcatgtaTTAATATATACTTATAAGATCTGTTTGTATTACTTTTTTCTGCATAACTTTCAAGAAGTTTTGTGTTCATATGatgattttttttacaaaattcttGGAGAGTGCTTGTTGGTGATAATACCAGGAAAACTATTTATTCTGTTTTTTCATTGCGGTTTGTGGGATatgaattcaaatattttaattggTGACTGGTTTTGTAGAGTTACATTTATATTTGGTCTATTATCATATGTTTGAACATCAAATGTTACGTCTGAAAGGCTTGAAGCATTGAAATGTATAATGTTTACCCGAGCCACAAAGTTTTATCCAATTTAGAAGACATTGTTAGATTTCAAATTATTTTGGCATAAATTGTTGAAATATATTTTCAAGAAGACGATTTTTCACCAGGGTCGGTCCTGACTTTTTAGAGGTCCAGGGCAAACAAAAAAATGGACCCCTAACAAAAAATCGACTTTTTACTCGTCTCCAAAATAAAGAAGAATctcaataaaaaatatgaagtcTTAGTTGTTTATAACAAAAAGAATTTCAACGCGGATTAAGAAGTCGTCTGCAAATCATTTAAGAATTTAAAATCGCAATATGATTAACTAAATTAATGAGAATCTTTTAAGGGCAAAACATAAATGATAATgaatttgatttcatcataagaatttgataataaataagttaattgCATGATaacttattaaaatatttaattataacatataatagtctctaaaatttatacttcaaataaattaagataaaattaTAAAGGTTAGAATAAATAATTATCGAGTTGatttaaaatatcatttaaaattttaatcgattatatcagtgttttaaaaatcggaccggtcatTGAactggtgagggtactgggtcactggtttatcggtcgaaccactaggccactggtcgaaccgcacgaccaaaccggattaaaccggataactcggttgagtAGACCTGttattatataggtataaaaccggtcgaaccggatgattcagtctctaaaaaaatataactagcttttaaaatttttaaaaatatcatatcataaattcacaatttcataacttaaattcaaattttaaacaaaggtatcacacataacaaaatagtaaaaaattacaaagtctaattgcaaacaaagtctaattacaacataatctaaataaagtttaattacaacataatctaattgaatagtttataacaaaataactccaatgtgtatcaaatttaattcaaaataggaacctcctaaaaagaaaatcaaataaaattcaatatgtttatgctatttaagaaaatttattagcaaagataacaaatagacaataaagtttttaatttgtgactaacgaaaaaaaattatgtgagaatgctatttaagtaatacactaataaatatattaaaaaaaaagaaaaaaaagtttaaaagaaatgttaaaataaaagtttaaaaaaatttttaaaaaaaagttaaaaaaaaaaacaaaaaaaaacaattaaaccgccagttttccggttttcccggttCTCCCGGTTTTCACCGatttgatggcatacccgatccgactattgaaccagtccgattacctggccggttcccggttcgaccggtccgaccgaccggtccagtttttaaaacactggattatatacaaattattattttataattaaaatttatgaaataCTAATTgtcataaataattatattagaaATTTATTGAAAAATGCTAATTGTCATGTATAATTAACTAAGTTTATCCACATTAGGCTTGTTAAGAAATTGCTAAACCACTAGGCTACATATACTAAGTCGTTTGCTAATTTCGCTAACGAATATATAACATATTTTTTcagtataatgatttcttaataGTTTCTAAAATTGAGGCCCTCATATTTGTGAGGCCTTGGGCTGTGGGAATGCTTGCCTAGGCCCAAGACCGGCCCTGATTTTCACCATCCATAAGTGTATTGTTCTCTGTTAAAATAgtgttttgaaatttgatttaaatatgaaattttcatatttctgtgtttgttttagattttatcaaattatatttgttattttttattttaaaaatatgatttatttgtgaatttcttattttttatttttttattttcatacaaAAGGGTGAGAAACTTATAATCTTATGGAATATGTCACTCACTTATAGCTAACTCAcattttttattccatttatgaagatattattatttattatcattactattttatataattagaaGATGAATTTAATTAGAATGTATTGACACTGTAAAAGAattttatacaattttattaaatattgataaaattttacatttattttaatcatttataaaataatacataaatatataatGGTGATGAATTGatattgtaaatttttttacgaTGACAATCCATAGTAAATAATCTCTTAAAACATATGCATAATCCACACATTATGCTCTTATGTTAAAAAACAATCATGCCTATTGATTCTATCATGCATTTTTGATTTAGTACTTGAATTTAAATAGGtactatattaattaattaattaataattatacacTTAGTTTTAAATAGATTTTGTGCAAATGCTCTCGCGATTTTCGACGAGTCTCTAACAAACTTTGACGAGGATCACCTCCATACCCTAACATTTTTTTACTTCTGTTGGCTTAAACTCCTAACCCTAGGGTTAGGGGCCACGGCGGGGGAAGAAATCACAATGCGCAATTACTACACTGATTTATAAGGATGGGACGAGGGTGAGGACGACTAAAGGGAAAGGTATCACCGCCACCGGTTCAGCCTCTCGTTCATGACGCTACGACGAGTACTCAGGTTTGTGAAACAGGAGGAAACAATAGGGAAACAACTAGTGAGGGGGACAAAGAAGCATCTGAAACCCTAATTGAAGAAAAGTAGAAAAGTAACTTGGCAGAAATTGGGAAAGAGAAGAAACTTTGGGTTGATGTCATTAGTGGGACCCGGCTACCGGCGAATGACTTATCAATTGAGTATGTTGATGGGTAAGTAGAAGTGGAAATTGTTCCGAATGATATCATCTCTTAATTTCAATTTTGAAAGAACACTATTATAATGTATGTGTTGGGGAAGGACCTCAGCATGAACGCGGTGAAACAGTTTATGACTCACTATTGGAATTTCGTGAAATTGCTAGAGCTTTCCTACCATGATGATGGCTATTTCCTTATTAAGTTTCACTATACAAAGGACAAGGAAATGGTGTAAATGATAGGGCCGTACTCAATACACAATATGCCTATGGTGTTGAAGGATTGGTATCCGAGTTTTAATTTCAAGCGAGACATGATTAGGACGATACCAATTTGGGTTAAGCTGCCTAAACTCCCTCTGTATCTATGGAGTGCATCTAGCTTAGGCAAGATAGGAAGTGCCCATGGGAAGCTTTTGTTCACCGACGAGTGCACGGAAAATAAGCTTCGTATCTTATTTGCTCGCATACTTGTGGACGTGGATATCACGAAGAAGCTGAAAGAGAGTATCATTATCAAATACAATGAAGGAAACAAGTTGAAACAAATGGTGGAATTTGAATGGAAGCCCCTATTCTGCGAAACATGCCAGAAATTTGTTCATTAGTGTACCAAAGAAGAGCAGATTCTAGTCAAGCAGTGGCAGCCAGTTAAGGAAAAGGAGAACACTGAATTGCATGAGGTATGTACCCCTAACAATCTTATAGAGAAGGCTTCCTCCTCTTGGACTGATGTAACTAAGAATAAAAGGGTAAAAGGAAAATTTGTGTTACCTGAAGCATCGAGCTCAGAGGAAATCCCTTATAAGAATGGTTTTGAGGCTCTTGGTGGTAGGGTGGAACCCGTGGGGGGGCTGGGTCGGAACCTATACCATGATTGTGTCCTGGATTATATGAGGGTTAAATAGTGCAGGGAAGTGTAGGGAGATTGATGCTCGTctaaaaaacctaaaccctattaTTAGTATATTATTGGAAACTCGTGTGAAACTGAATAAAGCTACCCTAGTCAGAAATAAATTAGGACACAAATGGTCCTTCTTTGACAACTATGATAGTCATACTAATGGGAGAATTTGGTTTCTCTGGGACAGTAGTATGGTTAAAGTAGAAAACATTTTCAATATTGATCAGTGTATCCATGTTGGTATATATTCCCTGAATGGTGTTCTCCAAAACTGGTGCGCATCTGTCTATGCCCATAACACCTTGAACCTCAGAAGGAAGTTGGGCAAGACATAAAAGATATCCATAGCAAAACCCAGGGCCCTGGGTTCATTATAGGGGATTACAATAATGTTCTATCAGTCCAAGATAATTGGAGGAAATACTGTGAAGGAAAGTGAATACATAGACCTTACTAGCATGATGGAAAGAGTTGGTCTCTTTGAGAAAGAGAGTGAGGGGGATCACTTCACTTGGAATAACAAGCACAACTCTAGCATACTATACTCCCACATTGATAGAGTGATTGGAAACCTGGAGTGGAAGTAGGAAAACATGGATATAATCCTTAAAATTCTTGAGCCTAGTATCTCCGATCATTGCCTTTTTGAGTCTGCAACATAAGGACCAAATCTATCAgcacaaaaattattttaagttcCCTAATGTAGTAACTGGCACAACAGGTTTTTTGGAGGGAGTTGAGGCAAACTAGAGACAAAACATTAGGAGTAAGCCTAAGTATCTTATCTGGATAAAGTTGCAAGGAGTGCAACCAGTTATCAAAAGTATGGACAGGCCTCTCTATGGTATCAGAAAATAGATTGATAATGCTAGAGAAACTCAGTTCAAGGCTCAACAGTATGTTTTACAGGATAGAATGGATATTCAGAGGATTAAGAGAGTCAAACTCTGCACTGAGAATGTGATAAATGTGAATAATAACGAGGAGGatattgttgaagcggtaaagcatcaagcaaaaagtaataggtatattattagttttattatatcgtctccacagggattagtGCATCGAGTCGCTGTTCGACAAGTCTCATGTtattgagtttggttttgaatgggtttaaaaatagtaaattgcGAGAATTAAACTATGAACAAGAATTTCATTATTCGGACAATAGAGAATCTTGAGATTTGAAACTCATATACCCattaaatacttaaacttactactcagttgaaatcaacctaaactactcatcaacatcatcatgtaTCGTTCACAcgaaggttatctctaacgcaaagtgagACAACGACCGTATTACTCGCGTTGACAATCTCTCAGCACAACACAAGCAACACAGAAGCAACGACCGATTATGTGTGGTTGCTGACTGTTGTAATCATTTGCGGCTTGCGAATTGATAGAAAATTGTTATTGTTATGGACGTTCCATTTGCGTGTACCAAGTGTGAAATGAAAATTCAAAACTAGAATTCTCTTCTTGTTTTTCCGTGTGTATATTTGTTTATATAGCGTGTGAATCCCCTCATTTGTGAATCAAACTGTTGTGTTATATAGTGAGGGATGTCCCTGATGTGTGTGGTGGTTAGAGATAATTTAGGGAGTAATTGACTGAGAATTTTCAGGAGTTGAGGGACTGAGCAATTTAAACATTTGAGAAAATTTAGGAGTTCCACAATCGACTTGAGTAGTAGGAAAATCGTGGAACTGAGGTTCCTATTTTTCAGGGATTTTTCATGTGCATGAATATTGTAATAAAAAAGACCCAGTATGCATGAGagtaagagagaaagaaaaagacgTTGGGAAAAGAGTTAGGGGTTACACGACGGAGTAAATTGGTTAACTGGTATTTTCagttttaaaatgaattaaaataaattaaattaatcaaataaattttaaacaattttaaataattaaaataaaacaagacTGATTACATAGTAAATTCTATTTACTTTTTATGAATACGTTgacaaaaaaacaacaataaaaggGCTGAAAAATGAATCAAACACGGGTGCAAAAATGTCTAGAAAACTAAAATGAATGCACTAAAATAATTAGCGCAAAATATATTTTCAGAAAACAGATAGGTTTTGATCAAATTTTACAATAAGAATACTCGGTTAAAAAGTCCTGACACGTAAAAATGTAACTGCAAAAAGAGTCGAAAAAATTAAAACGAGCACGTCAGGTTAACCGACGTGACCCGTATATTAATAAAACTTACGTTTGGAAGCTCGATTTTTACATTTTTCGTCTGCTAATTTTATGTACACTTGAGAATTAATTTAATCAGTCAGCCTATAGATTGGAAAATTAAATTTGCTTGACATTTTAGACATTATGCGAGATGAAATGCGTGCTATGATATGCAGATGATGCTAATGTCTGATAGATGCATTGATTTATTAATCGAGGAGAAAAATTAAGGTATGACAAtcaatgtataaaaaaatttcaaattaaaaagaattttttttctcatattcaacattgaaatgataaaatatgagatttattataacaaaataaagtaattaaacattaattaaaacttgacaaaaatatagttaaaagaaaatataaaaaattattcataagtAAGGGTGGAAATGGCTCAATCCATTCTTCAAGGATCTAAGGTCCGACCCACATAAAACTCGGTTCGGTTGATTTTGTTTGGTAACAATGTTACTTagctattttaaaattaaatttataaactttacaaaatatgaagaagaagaatcagatTTATAAACTCTACAAAATAAACTTTTAAACAAGTGAATAGGCCATTAGACTTTTAAAAATGGAAAGTAGAATTTGTTTTGAGTGGAAATAGTAATGAAAGAGTGTAATGTTACCTTCTGATTTCTTCCATTGTCTTGGTTGCTAAAGGATCTAGAAATAGCTACCAATTCCGCATTCTtgttggaagagttgcaaaagagattttctcttGTCATTATTACAAATCttcaaaagaaattcaataatttaaaaattgcTGAGTCATTCCAAAACACCTACTTAGGAACTTTAGCGGTGAGACCAGAGGTAAAATAAAGAGAATTAAGACATTAATTAGGAACATAGAGAAATGTTGGATCTAGACCTCTTGTGTGGATAGTAGACCAATGGAAAAGGAATTAGGTAGTTTAGTAGCTTTATAAGGGATTAAGTCATATCAACTTAGGTTTAAGCATTTCATTATTTGCTTGATAGATATTCTGTCTATGTAGACAGGATGCATTTTGTGAATACTTTAAGTTATGAAGAGAGCAGTGATAGATTGTATATTTTTGTTAGCATTTTGAATGACTTAGTCACCATTGATTTATTTTATGGTgttacttatttttagattttttatgcTAATATCTTCATGAATCATTCAACTTGTGGACTAAGTCTTGTCTTTAATCCCCCTTTGTAGTATGCgactaattttagtttttttatactATTATCTTTACGAATGTAACTTTTGAGTAACTCATCTTAGAATATCCACAGAGTCAACTATTTGTTTTGCAACACACTGAAGTAATCTTTTTATTTGAATACAATCAAATTTCCGAAAATAAAGTGTGGGATGGACATACTTTGATTCTTCTTTCACTGTTAATTATTCATTTGGAATATTTCTTAAAATACTCAAACATATGTACTTGCATATGCACACCGACAATGATACACAATTCACAAACATGTATTTTCATAAATTTAAAAATGGATGAATAATTATCTTCAACTCTCGTGTgattttagatttttgttttaatttttgcaggatTAAAATTTTACACTTGTAATTAATTGCCATTTTAAAATCTTAGGGAAAAGAAAAATGTTCCGTTTTTTAAAAACCCGATGGATTCCACCTATCATCTTTGTAAATTGATGAATTATTTTGAAGATCTACAAATTAATATCATTGATGAGATAATATCTTTCTTAATGCCACAAATC includes these proteins:
- the LOC131617740 gene encoding histone H4-like, with amino-acid sequence MAGRGKGLKGLGKGGAKRHRMILRDNIRGITKPAIRRLARRGGVKRISGLIYEESRGVLRLFLEKVIRDAVAYTEHARRKTVTAMDVVYALKRQGKTLYGFGV